One Oncorhynchus mykiss isolate Arlee chromosome 9, USDA_OmykA_1.1, whole genome shotgun sequence genomic window, cttgtgtcatgcacaaagtagatgtcctaaccaacttgccaaaactatagtttgttaacaagaaatttgtggagttgttgaaaaacgagttttaatgactccaacctaagtgaatgtaaacttacgacttcaactgtagattttatatctttatctctttctttcttgctctttctctctctccctttgtctctctctcctgtcatctctctctcccccattacAGCAGGTGGAGGCGTCAGGGGAGGCCTTGGCTCAGGAGAAGAGTTCCATACTGGCCAAGAAAGCAGCCAACAAACAGCGAATCAGAGAGCTGGAGGATGACATTAAAGCGCTAACTCTGAAAGCTGTGGAACGAGAGACTGAGCTGGAGAGGTCAGAGACTTTCTCGATCTCCCTCAACGTCAATCTCAATCCTTCTTTTGATCTTTCTCGATCTCCCTCAACGTCAATCTCAATCCTTCTTTTGATCTTTCTCTATCTCCATCAACATCAATCTCAATCCTTCTTTTGATCTTTCTCTATCTCCATCAACCTCAATCTCAATCCTTCTTTTGATCTTTCTCTATCTCCATCAACCTCAATCTCAATCCTTCTTTTGATCTTTCTCTATCTCCATCAACATCAATCTCAATCCTTCTTTTGATCTTTCTCTATCTCCATCAACCTCAATCTCAATCCtccttttgatctctctctccctctctctctctctctatttttctcttgttctctcttctgctctctttctctctctctctctctctctctctctctctctctattttccccttgttctctcttctgctctctctctctctctctctctctctctcaatttaaattcaatttaaggtgctttattggcatggaaattatatgtttacattgcaaaagcaagtgaaatagatattaaacaaaagtgaaataaacaataaaaatgaacagtaaacattacactcacaagttccaaaataataaaagcatttcaaatgtcataatatgtctatatacagtgttgtattgATGTGCAAACAGAtaattacaaaagggaaaataaataaacataaatataggatgtacttacaatggtgtttgttcttcactggttggccttttcttgtggcaacaggtcacaaatcttgctgttgtgatggcacactgtggtatttcacccagtagatatgggagtttatcaaaattggatttgtttttgaattctttgtggatctgtgtaatctgagggaaaaatgtgtctctaatatggtcatacatttgacaggaggttaggaagtgcagctcagtttccacctcattttgtggacagtgtgcacatagcctgtcttctcttggaAGCCTggtctgccttcggcggcctttctcaatagcaaggctatgctcactgagtctgtacatagtcaaagatttccttaattttgggtcagtcacagtggtcagatattctggcattgtgtactctctgtttagggccaaatagcattctagtttgctatttttttgtacatttttccaatgtgtcaagtaattatctttttgttttctcatgatttggttgggtctaattgtgttgctgttctggggctctgtggggtctgtttgtgtttgtgaacagagccctaggaccagcttgctttggaggctcttctccaggttcctttctctgtaggtgatggctttgttgtggaaagtttgggaatcgcttccttttaggtggttgtagaatataACTCTTATTTTCtgaattttgataattagcaggtatcggcctaattctgtatgcattattttgtgttttacgttgtacgcagaggatatttttgtagaattgtgcatgcagtctcaatttggtgttggtCCCTTTgatgaattattggttggtgagccgAACCCAGACCTcacaagtattttttttacagatcctaattggtatgtcgaattttatgttcctttcgatggcgtagaaggcccttcttgccttgtctctcagattgttcacagctttgtggaagttacctttgGCGCTGacgtttaggccgaggtatgtatactttttttgtgtgctctagggcaactgtgtcttgatggaatttgtattcatggtcctggcaactggaccttttttggaacaccattatttttgtcttattgAAATTTACTGTcaagggcccaggtctgacagaatctgtgcagaagatctaggtgctgctgtaggccatcCTTGGTTGGAGACATAAGCACTACATCATCAGCAaatagtagacatttgacttcagattctagtagggtgaggcctggtgctgcagactgttctagtgccctcaccaattcattgatatatatgttgaagagggtagggcttaagctgcatccctgtcttatCCCCCAGCCCTGTggaaggaagtgtgtgtgttttttgccaattttaaccgcacacttgttgtttgtgtacatggattttataatgtcgtatgtttcccccaacaccactttccatcaatttgtataccaggccctcatgccaaattgagtcaaaggttttttgaaatcaacaaagcatgagaagactttgcctttttttgttttgtttgtttgtttgaataCGTGATCTGtcgtacagtaatttggtaaaaagacaatttgacattttctcagtacattgttttcgctgaggaaatgtaGGAGTctactgttaatgataatgcagaagattttcccaaggttgctgttgacacatatcccatGGCAGtgattggggtcaaatttgtctccactccactggttccaaatattggagaatatgccagagctgaggatgatttttaaagagtttaagtatagccaattggaatttgaggtgtgtatattttataatttaatgtttgtattttgtcctgtagttcattctctctctctctctctctctctctctctcaattaaattgcAGTTAAATTTATGGGCTTATTGGCATTTGGTaaaaatatgtttacatttccaaagcaagtgaaatagataataaacaaaagtgaaataaacaaaaaaagagtacattaaacattacactcacaaaagttccaaaagttttctctttctctctctttcctcgtcTCCCTCAATCTCTTATCTTTTTATCTGTGTGCTTGTTATTCTTAAACTATTCTCTGGTTAACGCtaactctgtctctgtttgtaGGATGAAGGAGAGGGACAAAAAGCAAGCAGTTCAAATGATggaggatgagaaagagaggaatgTTATGCAGGTACTATAATGACTTGGATTTATTTAGTGCTTTTCTAAGTGTTTTTCACTACCAACGTGTAGTGTCTTACCTGGGTGAAGTATAGCAGACATTTTGTGCCCAAACCCTAGCCACACATCATGTCTGATCCCaaactcctcatcctcctcttcttcctctctccctgtgtcttccTCAGCTCAAGCTGGAGCAGACCGAGGGGGAACTGCGGAGCCTGTCTGCTGAGTTCCAGGGTCTGAGGAGCTCCctggcccagagagacacacatgcCCTGCAGCTACGGGATACCATCACCACCCTCACACACAGACTCAACATGGCACAAAGGAAAGAGGTGAGCCTGGCACCAcctatacacaccatcaccaccctCACACACAGACTCAACATGGCACAGAGGAAAGAGGTGAGACTGGCACCACCcgtacacaccatcaccaccctCACACACAGGCTGAATACAGCACAGAGCAAACAGGCGAGACTGGCACCACCCAGAGAGGGATAAGTCCAGTTAATAAGAGGATGTAAGGGATTGGGAGGGGAAAGAACAGAAGACAATGCAACAGGAACATGGCAGTACACATTGCTGTCCCTTGTCCTTACCAGTCATCTAATACAAACACTGCTGTTGAGTTTATTTTAACCAACATTGCAAACTTTGCTGGTTAGAAGAATAGGGATGGGAAGTTGGATAGGGAGGGGTGAGGGTGATTAAAGACAATGCAACAGGAAAGTACCCAATGTCCCATGGCCTCACCAGTCATCTAACAAAACCATGTTATTGTTGTTGAACTGTCATATTGTTGTTGAACTATCAGGCGGAGAGCGAGGCCTCCCTGGCTGAGATGTGGGGCCTGCGGGAGCGTCAGGGGGCCAGCGAGCGTGGTGCTGAGGGCCTGAAGGAAGAGCTGTGTGCTCTGGTGGCCCAGAGGGACCAGGGCCAGACAGAGctgcaccaggccaggctccaggcGGCACAGCTCACCCTGCAGCTAGCTGACGCCAGCCTGACTCTGAGGGAGGGCAGAGCACACTGGGCCCAGGAGAGACAGAGCCTGCAGCGTACCACTTCGGTAGGACACACCACCGCAGACAGTAATAATCATATGGATGGACCTAATCATATGAATTGGATTACTCAAGTAGTCATTCACCTTGAATGCAAGTAGCAGAATGTCTTAGCAGCAAAATAACATATCAACATTCTTTTGACTGTGTGGTAGcctagcagcaggtagcctagtggttaagagtgttgggccagttaccgaaaCGTCGCTGGTTCGAATTCCTGAGCCTActatgtgaaaaatctgtcgatgtgcccttgagcaaggcacttaaaccctaATTggtcctgtaagtcgctctggataagagcatctgctaaatgactaaatgttaACGGTATGTTTCTCACCCTGGCAGAAGGACAGAGAGCGTCTGGAGAAGCTGATTGGAGAGATGCAGCGGATTGAGGAGAAGCttcaggaggagaggatggagagagagaaggtggaagTGGAGCTGGGAAGAGAGAAGGACTGTAACCGGGTAAAGAGCAACACCTCCTCTACCATATGGAAATCAACATTTACAGATATGACTAGATACACCAACAAACTTGGAAATCAAAATCAACTCTCtatacacaccagtggaggctgctgaggggaggacggctcataatactGGCCGAagtggagtcaatggaatgatatcaaacacaTGAAACACCTAAaaacgtgtttgataccattccattgactccatttcggacattattatgagctatcctcccatcagcagcctccactgatactgAAATGTGTCCTCTATAGTACTTGCAGCtccaggattgtgggtttgattccgaTAAAATACTTTATTTTGGGTTATTATATATTTCTGTCAACATGCTGAAACCTTCAAACTGGAAAACTAGTCTCTTTGATTACTTATGATGTGCTGTGCTGCTGATCAGGCTGTGTATAGCAGTATATGACTCCTGCTATTGATGACTGCCCCTTGCAGGTGCAGCTGAGTGAGACACGCAGGGAGCTCCAGgagctgaaggccagtctgaggGTGGCCCAGAAGGAGAAGGAAGAGCTGCTGCTGGAGAAACAGGCAGGAACCCTTCTCTACACCTGTCCAACACTTCAACCACCATTTCCCTTTCCCACTGTCCACATACATTCACATTTCGAAATCAACTGCTATCCCCTACCCACTACTCCAGATGCCCTCTGTCCTTCTGCCATGGGGAGGGAGACACGcgcccacacacacgcacgcacacacacgcacttacacgcacacacacacagagagataagaATTCCTATGTGTCTAGAGGTGTAGAGGCTAGGGGTTATGTTGGGATAACAgttgtgtgtgtagatgagtgtCTGACaggtctctgctctcctctgtacAGGACCTGATGGAGTACATGCGTCAGGTGGAACAGAGGATGGAGGCTGTGGCAGACGCCAAGTGGAGCGCTGCAGTGTTCGCCCCCACCAGTGAGCGAACACACCCACACTAAAACATTGTGGACCCGCCCTAACACTGAGCTGTATGTACAGCAATACAGCAGTGCTCATTTGATCTGTGGGCTGTCACAACAAGAGATTCTATTTCTACACCAAATAGAATCTAAGATTAATTCAACCTATCATGAGGTAGATACGGAGACTAGAGCCAGGAGTTTTTCCCCTCCAGGGAGAATTCCTGACCCTTGCCGAGCTCTGTTGATCACTTAACACTGTTGTTTTCCACTCTGTGTGTCTGACAGGTCTCCCTGACAgttctctgtctgactctgaggATGAAAACCCTGAGGCCCTGCAGCCCCCCCGCcagccctctctgtcctcccgcCCTCTGGCCCACTACAGCCTGTGTGACCCCCAGGCCCagcctgactccctgctcccctccacccccccttcctcccccaggGATATGTCACGGCCCCTCTCCCGAGGGGGCGTAGTCATCAGCCAGCCCGCCCCCCTTTCGTTGCCAAGGCAATCAGGAGATACCCTGACACACAGCTCTGATTCGGTAAGAGGTGGTATCAGA contains:
- the LOC110532676 gene encoding calcium-binding and coiled-coil domain-containing protein 1, producing MEKAWRVEFRNVGSSYFPQSRVECHYSVSSQHTWASHDWVGLFKVGWSSVKDYHTFVWALAPAGYQEGTDVNCCVHFQASYLPKPSSQQYQFVYVDGKGEVCSASPQFTFSAPKPLEDLVTLEEGAHGEEGGTDMLLVVPRAELLQSRLQECLRERAELIHAREGAERMKQREKEKYGKAREAWDRGREQLERNISELKEELQESRDRMEEMERRQEQVEASGEALAQEKSSILAKKAANKQRIRELEDDIKALTLKAVERETELERMKERDKKQAVQMMEDEKERNVMQLKLEQTEGELRSLSAEFQGLRSSLAQRDTHALQLRDTITTLTHRLNMAQRKEAESEASLAEMWGLRERQGASERGAEGLKEELCALVAQRDQGQTELHQARLQAAQLTLQLADASLTLREGRAHWAQERQSLQRTTSKDRERLEKLIGEMQRIEEKLQEERMEREKVEVELGREKDCNRVQLSETRRELQELKASLRVAQKEKEELLLEKQDLMEYMRQVEQRMEAVADAKWSAAVFAPTSLPDSSLSDSEDENPEALQPPRQPSLSSRPLAHYSLCDPQAQPDSLLPSTPPSSPRDMSRPLSRGGVVISQPAPLSLPRQSGDTLTHSSDSEEEGDTALCGGHSSGDETALLLPETTVLSDLADTAQW